One region of Leishmania panamensis strain MHOM/PA/94/PSC-1 chromosome 28 sequence genomic DNA includes:
- a CDS encoding RNA polymerase B subunit RPB8, putative (TriTrypDB/GeneDB-style sysID: LpmP.28.0840), translating into MSVDPVILEDTFTVNGVNTEGTVYLRVSRIRCVNQDGSLTITSDINSEEFPVATNDRLTIVLANSLELGGKTGSKYYDHSVYHRETRLNDCDYAMHGRVYGHEVVENGLEVNVHISCGGLLVNIIGKPQGLRDVHYNSDVYILIKRVKN; encoded by the coding sequence ATGAGTGTCGACCCCGTCATTCTCGAGGACACCTTTACGGTAAACGGTGTGAACACCGAAGGCACAGTGTATCTTCGAGTGTCGCGTATTCGCTGTGTTAATCAGGATGGCTCTCTCACAATAACGTCGGACATCAACTCCGAGGAGTTCCCTGTTGCCACAAACGATCGTCTGACGATTGTGCTGGCCAACTCTCTTGAACTGGGGGGCAAGACGGGCAGCAAGTACTACGACCACAGTGTTTATCACCGCGAGACGCGACTGAACGACTGTGACTACGCCATGCACGGCCGCGTCTACGGGCATGAGGTGGTTGAGAACGGCTTAGAGGTGAATGTGCACATTAGCTGCGGTGGGTTACTAGTGAATATTATCGGCAAGCCGCAGGGGCTGCGAGATGTGCACTACAACAGCGACGTGTACATCCTGATTAAGCGCGTCAAGAACTGA
- a CDS encoding calmodulin-like protein (TriTrypDB/GeneDB-style sysID: LpmP.28.0830), which produces MPAGFNDVCLAFFRKYFDAFDRDKIGRVRNDDFATLIRACGAAPLETSIEDLRAIADPSRRGSFSFDDFCVALKKAFAESISLQEVRDAFQRFDPDKRGFISPHELRYFLTTMGDVLSAEEMNEFAEEMRTEMDIEGNLVMADCIDKMTPEMFR; this is translated from the coding sequence ATGCCCGCAGGGTTTAATGACGTGTGCTTGGCGTTTTTCCGGAAGTACTTTGACGCATTTGACCGAGACAAGATTGGACGTGTGCGAAATGACGACTTTGCCACGTTGATCCGTGcctgcggtgctgccccTTTAGAGACCAGCATCGAGGATCTTAGAGCCATCGCAGACCCGAGCCGCCGTGGTAGCTTCAGCTTTGACGACTTCTGCGTGGCTCTGAAGAAGGCGTTTGCCGAATCGATATCTCTGCAAGAAGTGCGCGATGCGTTTCAGAGATTTGACCCGGACAAGCGCGGCTTTATCAGCCCGCATGAGCTCCGCTACTTTCTCACCACTATGGGCGACGTCCTCAGCGCCGAAGAGATGAACGAATTTGCGGAAGAGATGCGCACCGAGATGGACATTGAGGGCAACCTGGTCATGGCTGATTGCATCGACAAAATGACGCCGGAGATGTTCCGCTAG